A stretch of the Campylobacter sp. 19-13652 genome encodes the following:
- the recG gene encoding ATP-dependent DNA helicase RecG codes for MSAFSKQDAAKLAKIGVFSLLDLALYLPSSVDDTTLTQSPKEGAVCVSVKMKHSRRASGGMMIALAWCEQWECEIKVVIFHAKPWHFGAFGANKELVLSGKCHFVYGSYQLTNPRIITNINSIILRYKSELKSDELAALVARYVSRDALLKEGLNADEAEALLSFHSASERGVWAIAMLESEDSELIKRLKFIEIFNYIKKLSAKKTTVPASPVALFDIKGWLGNLPFTPTADQLAAISDVRNDLVKPEAARRVVMGDVGSGKTLVILASALSVYPDTAVLMAPTSILAEQLYDEAKRLLPEFMSIRLVLGGGRVRDDGFGDDIDETDEIQTKKPLAPNANLIIGTHALLYMKLPEARLVMVDEQHRFGSAQRQLVSNLASSREFSPHFVQFSATPIPRTLSLIQSFMVKFSFLKQIPFKKHIITEILQPSGFSSLITHIKSQISQGKQTIIVYPLVNTSEASKYQSLDEASAFWLANFKNVFITHGKDREKERILREFRQSGDILLSTTVVEVGISLPRLSTIVIVGAERLGLATLHQLRGRVGRNGGVGWCFLFTKLKTPPARLVEFCTTLDGFKVAAMDLKNRQSGDILSGFSQHGATFKFYDYEEEITQAARDRLTSFK; via the coding sequence ATGAGTGCTTTTAGCAAACAAGACGCCGCGAAACTAGCCAAAATAGGCGTGTTTAGCCTGCTTGATCTAGCGCTTTATCTGCCTAGTAGCGTGGATGATACGACGCTGACGCAAAGCCCAAAAGAGGGCGCTGTATGCGTGAGTGTGAAAATGAAGCACTCTCGTCGCGCAAGTGGAGGCATGATGATAGCGCTTGCTTGGTGTGAGCAGTGGGAATGTGAGATAAAGGTCGTCATCTTTCACGCAAAGCCGTGGCATTTTGGGGCTTTTGGCGCAAATAAGGAGCTCGTGCTATCCGGTAAATGCCACTTTGTCTATGGTAGCTATCAGCTGACAAATCCACGAATAATCACAAACATAAACTCAATTATTTTAAGGTATAAATCAGAGCTTAAAAGCGACGAGTTGGCGGCTTTGGTGGCTAGGTATGTAAGCCGTGATGCGCTTTTAAAAGAGGGGTTAAACGCTGATGAGGCTGAGGCACTGCTTAGCTTTCACAGTGCTAGTGAACGCGGAGTTTGGGCTATTGCTATGCTTGAGAGTGAGGATAGCGAGCTAATTAAGAGGCTTAAATTTATAGAAATATTTAACTATATTAAAAAACTAAGCGCAAAAAAGACAACCGTCCCAGCTAGTCCCGTAGCACTTTTTGATATAAAAGGCTGGCTTGGTAATCTGCCATTTACCCCCACTGCCGACCAGCTAGCCGCTATTAGTGATGTGCGCAATGATTTAGTTAAGCCTGAGGCTGCAAGGCGTGTGGTAATGGGTGATGTGGGTAGTGGCAAGACGTTAGTAATCCTAGCCTCAGCCCTAAGCGTATACCCAGATACAGCCGTGCTAATGGCGCCTACCTCAATCCTGGCTGAGCAGCTTTACGATGAAGCAAAGAGACTGCTGCCTGAGTTTATGTCTATACGACTCGTGCTTGGTGGTGGGCGAGTGCGTGATGATGGCTTTGGTGATGATATAGACGAGACGGATGAGATTCAGACTAAAAAGCCGCTAGCACCAAATGCAAATTTAATAATCGGCACCCACGCTTTGCTTTATATGAAGCTACCAGAGGCTAGACTGGTAATGGTCGATGAGCAGCACCGTTTTGGCTCGGCTCAGCGCCAGCTTGTTTCAAATCTAGCCTCAAGTCGTGAGTTTAGTCCTCATTTTGTGCAGTTTTCTGCTACGCCGATTCCGCGCACGCTAAGCCTCATACAGTCTTTTATGGTTAAGTTTAGTTTTCTTAAACAAATTCCATTTAAAAAGCACATTATCACGGAGATTTTGCAGCCATCTGGCTTTAGCTCGCTCATTACTCACATAAAATCCCAAATATCGCAAGGCAAACAAACTATCATCGTATATCCACTTGTAAACACTTCAGAAGCCTCAAAATACCAAAGTCTTGATGAGGCAAGTGCGTTTTGGCTAGCAAATTTTAAAAATGTCTTTATTACTCACGGCAAAGATAGGGAGAAAGAGCGTATCTTGCGTGAGTTTAGGCAGAGTGGGGATATACTTTTAAGCACGACTGTGGTTGAGGTGGGTATATCTTTGCCTCGTCTTAGTACGATAGTTATAGTTGGGGCTGAGCGGCTGGGACTAGCCACGCTTCATCAGCTGCGCGGTAGGGTAGGGCGAAATGGCGGAGTGGGCTGGTGCTTTTTGTTTACTAAGCTTAAGACTCCGCCTGCTAGGCTTGTTGAGTTTTGCACTACACTTGATGGGTTTAAAGTAGCTGCGATGGATCTTAAAAACCGCCAAAGTGGGGATATTTTAAGCGGATTTTCGCAGCACGGCGCTACTTTTAAATTTTATGATTATGAGGAGGAGATAACGCAAGCAGCAAGGGATAGGCTTACCTCTTTTAAATAA
- a CDS encoding pitrilysin family protein: MAKILSLNVNGVSVPVVFEGSKSLPVAFIRLCWRGAGANEDGASAAKAGLARLSAQMLNEGCLSLGSSLFASECERKAVGINASVGREKLVIELDALKEHYEFALEKLRLVLSESNLIQSEFDKCKALSLGEISNYDNDNDYVVRTALFEQFFFGTALANPSIGTAASLKNLSLDDVRGFLASHLDLANLYVVCGGDLSDNDVAKIAQVIEVLPVGQSREVRRFSPVKVPFESLSLKESEQAYINFASAFNVQNEERYKARVASFILGESGFGSRIMEEVRVKRGLAYSAYAKAVIGKSASYMYGYLQTKNESAKEAIAVVRDEFDKFIKHGVKQSELSQAKKFLQGSLPLSLETLFARANVADSEFYEYGRLGEFLKERERIAALSLDELNEFIKSHSEINELSFAVLKNEG, encoded by the coding sequence ATGGCGAAAATTTTAAGCTTAAACGTAAATGGCGTGAGCGTACCAGTAGTATTTGAAGGCTCAAAGAGCCTGCCCGTGGCTTTTATTAGGCTTTGCTGGCGTGGGGCTGGGGCAAATGAGGACGGCGCAAGCGCGGCAAAAGCTGGATTAGCTAGACTAAGTGCACAAATGCTAAATGAGGGATGCTTAAGCCTTGGATCGTCCCTGTTTGCCAGCGAATGTGAGCGCAAAGCAGTCGGCATAAATGCAAGTGTGGGCAGAGAAAAGCTAGTAATCGAGCTTGACGCACTAAAGGAGCATTATGAGTTTGCACTTGAAAAATTAAGGCTCGTACTTAGTGAGTCAAATCTAATCCAAAGCGAATTTGACAAGTGTAAAGCCCTAAGCCTTGGCGAAATATCAAACTACGATAATGACAATGACTATGTCGTTCGTACGGCGCTTTTTGAGCAGTTTTTCTTTGGTACGGCGCTGGCAAATCCTAGCATAGGTACGGCGGCTAGCCTTAAAAATTTAAGCCTTGATGATGTGCGAGGATTTTTAGCTTCGCACCTTGATTTGGCGAATTTATACGTTGTATGCGGCGGCGATTTAAGCGATAATGACGTGGCAAAAATAGCGCAGGTAATAGAGGTTTTGCCAGTGGGGCAGAGCAGGGAAGTAAGGCGTTTTAGCCCTGTAAAAGTACCTTTTGAGAGCTTAAGTTTAAAAGAATCTGAGCAAGCTTATATAAATTTTGCCTCTGCGTTTAATGTGCAAAATGAGGAGCGATACAAGGCCAGAGTGGCTAGTTTTATCCTTGGCGAGAGTGGCTTTGGAAGCCGAATAATGGAGGAAGTGCGAGTAAAGCGTGGGCTTGCATATAGTGCGTACGCAAAGGCGGTAATTGGTAAATCAGCCTCGTACATGTATGGATATTTGCAGACTAAAAATGAAAGCGCAAAGGAAGCTATAGCTGTGGTGCGAGATGAGTTTGATAAATTTATCAAGCATGGCGTAAAGCAATCCGAGCTATCTCAGGCGAAAAAATTCCTACAAGGTAGCCTTCCGCTCTCACTTGAGACACTTTTTGCTAGGGCGAATGTCGCTGATAGCGAGTTTTACGAGTATGGACGGCTTGGGGAGTTTTTAAAAGAGCGTGAGAGGATAGCCGCGCTTAGCCTTGATGAGCTAAATGAATTTATCAAATCCCATAGCGAGATAAATGAGTTAAGCTTTGCTGTATTAAAAAACGAAGGCTAA
- a CDS encoding dehypoxanthine futalosine cyclase has translation MRLSNDEALDLIKNAPLHELGRLALERKRQLHPEKITTFIIDRNINYTNVCWVDCKFCAFYRHAKEADAYILSYEEIGKKIEELIAIGGTQILFQGGVHPKLKIEWYEELVKFIATHYPSIDIHGFSAVEIDYIARISKISTREVLARLKQAGMYSMPGAGAEVLSDRVRELIAPKKVDTAGWLRIHKEAHEVGMKTTATMMFGTLETDEEIVRHWEHIRALQDETGGFRAFILWSFQGANTELARLYPEIKKQSSNRYLRLLAVSRLYLDNFKNIQSSWVTQGSYVGQLALLFGANDLGSTMMEENVVAAAGAKYRMNSEQMIELIRDVGELPAQRNTNYDILRRF, from the coding sequence ATGAGATTAAGCAATGACGAAGCTTTAGATTTGATAAAAAACGCTCCACTTCACGAGCTGGGGCGGCTGGCGCTCGAGCGAAAAAGACAGCTACACCCCGAAAAAATCACCACTTTTATAATCGACAGAAACATAAACTACACAAACGTGTGCTGGGTGGATTGTAAATTTTGCGCCTTTTACCGCCACGCAAAGGAAGCGGACGCCTATATCCTAAGCTATGAAGAGATCGGCAAAAAGATAGAAGAGCTAATCGCCATAGGCGGCACGCAGATACTCTTTCAAGGCGGCGTGCATCCTAAGCTTAAAATCGAGTGGTATGAAGAGCTTGTTAAATTTATCGCCACACACTATCCAAGCATCGACATACACGGCTTTTCAGCAGTCGAGATAGACTACATAGCTCGCATTTCTAAAATCTCCACTCGCGAAGTCCTAGCGCGGCTAAAGCAGGCTGGGATGTACTCTATGCCAGGGGCTGGGGCGGAGGTGCTAAGCGACAGGGTGCGTGAGCTAATCGCGCCTAAGAAAGTCGATACCGCAGGCTGGCTACGCATACATAAAGAGGCGCACGAAGTGGGGATGAAAACGACGGCGACAATGATGTTTGGCACGCTTGAGACGGACGAGGAGATAGTGCGGCACTGGGAGCATATCAGGGCTTTGCAGGATGAGACTGGGGGCTTTAGGGCGTTTATTTTGTGGAGCTTTCAGGGGGCAAACACCGAGCTAGCGCGCCTTTATCCAGAGATAAAAAAGCAAAGCTCAAACCGCTATCTCCGCCTGCTTGCAGTCTCACGGCTGTATCTGGATAACTTTAAAAATATCCAAAGCAGCTGGGTGACGCAGGGTAGCTACGTGGGGCAGCTTGCGTTGCTTTTTGGGGCAAATGACCTAGGTAGCACGATGATGGAAGAAAACGTCGTCGCCGCAGCTGGGGCAAAATATAGAATGAATAGCGAGCAGATGATAGAGCTAATCCGCGACGTGGGCGAGCTACCAGCCCAGCGAAATACGAACTATGACATTTTAAGGCGGTTTTAA
- a CDS encoding PaaI family thioesterase, translating into MADDIYEGLEESNIVLPEEENPLRNELNTSPNIKIALSGVVTELKKNRARTKLFTSDEMVCDNEGLVHSGFVISAANYAALAAINETYAITINSRINLFGPAKLGDVVEFDASAHFDESRKREVRVIGRIKDIKVFEGTFSVVVLEEHIFLAQKKNIQKEGSIRRAKEREKDQEKAQG; encoded by the coding sequence ATGGCTGATGATATTTACGAGGGGCTTGAGGAGAGTAATATAGTCTTGCCAGAGGAGGAAAACCCCCTGCGCAACGAGCTAAATACCTCACCAAATATAAAAATAGCGCTAAGCGGCGTGGTAACAGAACTAAAGAAAAATAGAGCAAGAACGAAGCTTTTTACCTCTGATGAGATGGTGTGTGATAATGAGGGGCTTGTACACTCTGGCTTTGTGATAAGTGCGGCAAATTACGCAGCGCTTGCTGCTATAAATGAGACTTATGCGATCACTATTAATTCGCGCATTAATCTCTTTGGACCTGCAAAACTAGGCGACGTGGTAGAATTTGATGCGAGTGCACACTTTGACGAGTCAAGAAAGCGTGAGGTCAGAGTAATAGGGCGGATAAAGGATATTAAGGTCTTTGAGGGGACTTTTTCGGTTGTTGTGCTTGAGGAGCATATATTTTTAGCTCAAAAGAAAAATATCCAAAAAGAGGGCTCGATAAGGCGGGCTAAAGAGAGGGAAAAAGATCAAGAAAAGGCGCAAGGCTAG
- the cmoB gene encoding tRNA 5-methoxyuridine(34)/uridine 5-oxyacetic acid(34) synthase CmoB, protein MIEQARNEAQRILNTPANSSLLAKIKALKNVECETSYGDVISANFSADFSFKEQVKSLAKQLMPWRKGPFRLGELLIDSEWQSFIKFNLLAPHLNLNGKTVADVGCNNGYYMYRMLPFLPARIVGFDPSVRTFMQFKFIDHFMKSGMEYEMLGVEHLPFYEHKFDTIFCLGVIYHRSDPVGMLKQLKSSLNAGGEAIIDTMFIDSDEEIALCPRGSYSKIPNIYFIPSISALRGWCERAKFKEFEVLGVSQTDHVEQRKTEWIMGQSLNDFLDPVNPNLTIEGYPAPKRVYVRVKI, encoded by the coding sequence ATGATAGAACAGGCTAGAAATGAGGCGCAAAGAATTCTAAATACACCAGCAAACTCAAGCCTTTTAGCAAAGATTAAGGCGCTTAAAAATGTAGAGTGTGAGACTAGCTATGGTGATGTGATAAGCGCGAATTTTAGTGCGGATTTTAGCTTTAAAGAGCAGGTAAAAAGCCTAGCAAAGCAGCTAATGCCGTGGCGCAAGGGGCCTTTTAGGCTGGGCGAGCTTTTAATAGACAGCGAGTGGCAGAGCTTTATTAAGTTTAATCTGCTTGCGCCGCATTTAAATTTAAATGGTAAAACAGTCGCTGATGTGGGGTGTAACAACGGCTATTATATGTATAGGATGCTGCCTTTTTTGCCAGCGCGCATAGTTGGCTTTGACCCTAGCGTACGTACCTTTATGCAGTTTAAATTTATTGATCATTTTATGAAAAGCGGCATGGAATATGAGATGCTTGGTGTGGAGCATTTGCCATTTTATGAGCATAAATTTGATACTATTTTCTGCCTTGGTGTGATATATCACAGAAGCGATCCGGTCGGTATGCTAAAGCAGCTAAAATCTAGCCTAAATGCAGGTGGCGAGGCTATAATAGATACGATGTTTATTGATAGTGATGAGGAGATAGCACTTTGTCCTAGGGGGAGTTATTCAAAGATACCAAATATCTATTTTATTCCCAGTATTAGTGCTCTTAGAGGCTGGTGCGAGAGGGCTAAATTTAAAGAATTTGAAGTGCTTGGAGTTTCGCAAACAGACCATGTCGAACAGCGCAAAACAGAGTGGATAATGGGGCAGAGCTTGAATGATTTTTTAGATCCAGTTAACCCAAATCTAACAATAGAGGGCTATCCTGCTCCAAAGCGCGTTTATGTCAGAGTAAAAATTTAA
- a CDS encoding M28 family peptidase — protein sequence MSASIEHFKRIASIPHCSFDTARLRDFLVDFCRDKGCEIGVDELGNIHAIKGSPKLCLQSHYDMVCIGDAPNLELVFSDDGFLRAKNSSLGADNGMGVAMMMQMLSEFDNLECLFTNDEEVGLIGANGFKGELKSSYLLNLDSESDDEVIVGCAGGVNVFASVPARFVNGVKGECYEVVVSGLAGGHSGIDIHKNIPNAIKVLGEFVAKNDGVLCEINGGERSNSIPVAARAVAIFKTAPKKCENVSVKKLEAEYKSLEYSAQILALINSFAQGVRSFDVDLKMPIDSINLSLIKQENGVVELEFFARSMSWEGLHRLEFETVSLAHALGFNTTSKDRSVPWKPEVGSFSADVLKYLQGFNKNAKIAAVHAGLEAGVIKDTQSGIKEACSIGPNIYSPHSVSERCELASVDRIESVLREIVRAYQ from the coding sequence ATGAGCGCAAGTATTGAGCATTTTAAGCGCATAGCTAGCATTCCGCACTGCAGTTTTGATACTGCTAGATTGAGGGATTTTTTAGTCGATTTTTGCCGTGATAAAGGCTGCGAGATTGGTGTTGATGAGCTAGGAAATATCCACGCTATAAAGGGTAGTCCAAAGCTTTGCTTGCAAAGTCATTATGATATGGTTTGTATAGGTGATGCTCCAAATTTAGAGCTTGTTTTTAGCGATGATGGCTTTTTGCGTGCAAAAAACTCAAGCCTGGGCGCAGATAACGGCATGGGCGTAGCTATGATGATGCAAATGCTTAGCGAGTTTGACAACCTTGAGTGTCTTTTTACAAACGATGAGGAGGTTGGGCTTATCGGTGCAAATGGCTTTAAAGGCGAGTTAAAATCTAGCTATCTTTTAAATTTAGACAGCGAAAGCGATGATGAGGTAATAGTAGGCTGTGCTGGCGGTGTAAATGTCTTTGCCAGTGTTCCTGCAAGATTTGTAAATGGCGTAAAGGGCGAGTGTTATGAGGTCGTTGTCTCTGGCTTAGCTGGGGGGCATTCTGGTATAGACATACATAAAAATATCCCAAACGCAATAAAGGTACTGGGCGAGTTTGTGGCTAAAAATGACGGCGTTTTATGCGAGATAAATGGTGGCGAGCGAAGCAACTCCATACCAGTTGCAGCTCGCGCTGTGGCGATATTTAAAACAGCGCCAAAAAAGTGCGAAAACGTAAGCGTAAAAAAACTTGAGGCAGAGTATAAAAGCCTAGAATATAGCGCGCAGATACTGGCTTTAATAAATTCATTTGCCCAAGGCGTCAGAAGCTTTGACGTGGATCTTAAAATGCCTATTGATAGCATAAATTTATCTTTAATCAAGCAAGAAAATGGCGTTGTGGAGCTTGAGTTTTTTGCTCGTTCTATGAGCTGGGAGGGACTTCATAGGCTTGAGTTTGAGACGGTTAGCTTAGCGCACGCTCTTGGATTTAACACAACTAGCAAGGATAGAAGTGTGCCGTGGAAGCCAGAAGTAGGCAGCTTTAGTGCAGATGTGCTAAAATATCTACAGGGCTTTAATAAAAATGCCAAAATCGCCGCCGTACATGCTGGGCTTGAGGCTGGGGTTATCAAAGATACACAAAGCGGCATAAAAGAGGCCTGCTCAATAGGCCCAAATATTTACTCTCCGCACTCAGTTAGCGAACGTTGCGAGCTAGCTAGCGTGGATCGCATAGAAAGTGTGCTACGCGAGATAGTAAGGGCGTATCAGTGA
- a CDS encoding CheB methylesterase domain-containing protein, with protein sequence MQKLVLIGASTGGPGHIKKLLHDIKIGSNTILIAQHMNKLFLPSFASQLERETGVTSELLSQRSLLKSGCIYVCDQNFELTDALPLSAKPSEAVTTYSPNVDLLFHSGVKILKNIKTMAILLTGIGDDGAKGLNELQKAGAKCLAESEESAIVYGMPKRALELNPNIKSLSLMSIKKELEEFLNVF encoded by the coding sequence ATGCAAAAGCTTGTGCTAATAGGCGCTTCTACAGGGGGACCTGGACACATAAAAAAGCTACTTCACGATATAAAAATAGGGAGCAATACAATCCTAATCGCTCAGCATATGAATAAGCTTTTCTTACCCTCATTTGCCTCACAGCTTGAAAGAGAAACTGGCGTAACAAGCGAGCTTTTAAGTCAAAGAAGCCTGCTAAAGAGTGGCTGCATATATGTGTGTGATCAAAACTTCGAGCTAACAGACGCCCTACCTCTAAGCGCAAAGCCATCAGAAGCGGTTACGACATATTCACCAAACGTGGATCTGCTTTTTCACTCTGGTGTTAAAATTTTAAAAAATATTAAAACAATGGCGATACTTCTAACTGGCATAGGAGATGATGGTGCTAAAGGGCTAAATGAACTACAAAAAGCTGGCGCTAAATGCCTAGCAGAAAGCGAGGAAAGCGCAATCGTCTACGGCATGCCAAAGCGTGCACTTGAGCTAAATCCAAACATAAAATCATTAAGTCTTATGTCCATAAAAAAAGAATTAGAGGAGTTTTTAAATGTTTTTTAA
- a CDS encoding protein-glutamate O-methyltransferase CheR yields MFFKKSKEIVQEATNNEVAPSDISGFNELMRYIKEFSGVDLEQKRDITMQRLSSFAKNNSISTYAMLLSRIKSNTELRQDILNLVTVNETYFYRELAQLKDVIAYAKSLGSARILCAPCSSGDEVYSIAMLAYEASLPNPLISITGIDINSEAIAQCNAGEYSPRSLHRLSEEQKKQFFENMGDKFLIKKSMLAKCEFKIINVFDDALFGLGKFDIVLSRNMMIYFDDDFRLKCIERLAKVLKSGGRLYAGHADLVPNSREYEKKFINGSSFYERV; encoded by the coding sequence ATGTTTTTTAAAAAATCCAAAGAGATAGTCCAAGAGGCGACAAATAACGAGGTTGCACCTAGTGATATTAGCGGATTTAACGAACTTATGCGCTATATTAAGGAATTTAGTGGTGTTGATTTAGAGCAAAAGCGAGACATAACCATGCAGCGCCTTAGTAGTTTTGCTAAAAATAACAGCATAAGCACCTATGCGATGCTGCTTTCACGCATTAAAAGCAACACCGAACTAAGGCAGGATATATTAAATTTAGTAACCGTAAATGAGACCTATTTTTACAGGGAGCTAGCCCAGCTAAAAGATGTCATAGCCTACGCAAAAAGCCTAGGCAGCGCTCGAATACTCTGCGCCCCTTGCAGTAGCGGAGATGAGGTTTATTCTATCGCTATGCTAGCTTATGAGGCAAGCTTACCAAATCCTCTAATTAGCATAACTGGCATAGACATAAACTCAGAGGCCATAGCTCAGTGCAATGCTGGCGAGTACTCTCCTAGAAGCCTGCACCGCCTAAGCGAGGAGCAAAAAAAGCAGTTTTTTGAAAATATGGGGGATAAATTTTTAATAAAGAAATCCATGCTCGCAAAGTGTGAGTTTAAGATAATAAATGTCTTTGATGATGCGCTTTTTGGGCTTGGGAAATTTGATATAGTGCTTTCAAGAAATATGATGATATATTTTGATGATGATTTTAGACTAAAGTGTATTGAGCGGCTTGCAAAGGTACTAAAAAGCGGCGGTAGGCTCTATGCTGGGCATGCTGATTTGGTGCCTAATAGCAGGGAATATGAGAAAAAATTTATAAACGGTAGCAGCTTTTATGAGAGGGTTTAG
- a CDS encoding MFS transporter: MRDFINLLKNNENFRILSTVQLICYFGAWFSHTGIFTLLIELKAPVWAITLCAAMAFIPGVVLAPFSGVLIDRIRPKSLLMGALLIETFSVLLLVFIDDIKLLWLLVGLIFIRMGVAGVSFQTQMSLLPRILSKSELKLANEIHSIIWAVSYTAGMSLAGVYIHFFGIVSAFLFDFALFLLAFFILLRLKADIEASHKSERALAMLKSGLSYLRQNPLVLNLILLHSFVGLTAYDTLVALLAEYKYAAVISIPLAIGFTNGVRAVALMISPAILSRFTNNSTLVFLYLGQGVGIVLWALFQFDFYAAFIGLFVAGFFTSTLWSYTYTLIQTHTDERFYGRVVAYTDMIFLSVGSLTSFVIGWLFDAGFSLSLITAILGVLFFVGAVYLLWVKRAFKLS; this comes from the coding sequence ATGAGAGATTTTATAAATTTATTAAAAAATAACGAAAACTTCCGCATTTTAAGCACTGTACAGCTTATTTGCTATTTTGGTGCGTGGTTTTCGCATACTGGTATTTTTACCCTGCTTATTGAGCTTAAAGCCCCAGTTTGGGCGATTACGCTTTGCGCAGCTATGGCATTTATTCCTGGAGTTGTACTAGCGCCATTTAGCGGAGTGCTTATAGATAGGATAAGACCAAAGTCGCTTTTAATGGGTGCGTTACTTATTGAGACTTTTAGCGTGCTTTTGCTTGTTTTTATCGATGATATTAAGCTTTTGTGGCTTTTGGTGGGGCTTATTTTTATTAGAATGGGCGTGGCTGGAGTTAGCTTTCAGACGCAGATGAGCCTGCTTCCTAGAATTTTAAGCAAATCCGAGCTAAAGCTAGCAAATGAAATCCACTCCATAATCTGGGCTGTAAGCTACACGGCTGGCATGAGTTTGGCTGGGGTTTATATCCACTTTTTTGGCATAGTTAGTGCATTTTTGTTTGATTTTGCGCTATTTTTGCTGGCTTTTTTTATACTGCTTCGCCTTAAGGCAGACATAGAGGCAAGCCATAAATCAGAACGAGCCCTAGCCATGCTTAAAAGTGGGCTTAGCTATCTGCGTCAAAATCCGCTTGTGTTAAATTTAATCCTCCTTCACAGCTTTGTAGGGCTTACTGCTTATGACACACTTGTGGCACTTTTAGCGGAGTATAAATACGCCGCAGTCATCTCAATCCCACTAGCCATAGGCTTTACAAACGGCGTTCGTGCAGTTGCTTTAATGATCTCTCCAGCTATTTTAAGCCGCTTTACAAACAACTCCACGCTTGTATTTTTGTATTTAGGACAGGGTGTGGGGATAGTGCTTTGGGCTTTGTTTCAGTTTGACTTTTACGCCGCTTTTATAGGGCTTTTTGTGGCCGGATTTTTTACCTCTACGCTTTGGTCTTACACATATACGCTCATTCAAACCCACACCGATGAGAGATTTTACGGCAGGGTCGTGGCATATACTGACATGATATTTTTAAGCGTAGGCTCGCTTACGTCATTTGTGATAGGCTGGCTTTTTGACGCTGGATTTAGCTTAAGCCTTATTACGGCGATTTTGGGGGTTTTATTTTTTGTGGGGGCGGTTTATCTTTTATGGGTTAAAAGAGCCTTTAAGCTCTCCTAA
- the cmoA gene encoding carboxy-S-adenosyl-L-methionine synthase CmoA — MLKDELFLSARDKQFEFDASVASVFDDMINRSVPYYDVSSALITNLLAKRLPCGARVMDLGCSTATTLLLLWQKRPDLLLFGIDEASAMIERAQAKCKAFGAEIKLSMGDILAFKPSGYEAIILNYTMQFIRPIRRSELAARICSGLSDGGVFIFSEKIIYEDKRLAKEMIDIYEEYKLAQGYSRYEIAQKREALENVLIPYTEAENRALMLEAGFSHVESVFKWGNFMSFICFK; from the coding sequence TTGCTAAAAGATGAGCTATTTTTAAGCGCACGTGATAAGCAGTTTGAATTTGATGCTAGCGTGGCAAGCGTATTTGATGATATGATAAATAGAAGCGTGCCATACTACGATGTCTCAAGTGCGCTAATAACTAACCTGCTGGCTAAAAGGCTGCCTTGTGGCGCAAGAGTAATGGATCTTGGCTGTTCGACTGCAACTACCCTACTTTTGCTTTGGCAAAAACGCCCTGATTTGCTGCTTTTTGGTATTGATGAAGCAAGTGCGATGATAGAGCGTGCGCAGGCAAAATGCAAGGCCTTTGGCGCAGAAATCAAGCTTAGCATGGGCGATATATTAGCGTTTAAGCCCTCAGGCTATGAAGCGATTATTTTAAACTACACCATGCAGTTTATCCGTCCAATTCGCCGTAGCGAGCTTGCCGCACGTATATGCAGTGGGCTAAGCGATGGTGGGGTATTTATTTTTAGTGAAAAGATAATCTATGAGGATAAGCGTCTAGCAAAGGAGATGATAGATATTTATGAGGAGTATAAACTAGCTCAGGGCTATTCGCGCTACGAAATAGCCCAAAAGCGCGAGGCGTTAGAGAATGTCTTAATCCCCTACACCGAAGCCGAAAACCGCGCGCTTATGCTAGAGGCTGGATTTTCGCATGTTGAGAGCGTATTTAAGTGGGGGAATTTTATGAGCTTTATCTGCTTTAAATAG